ATTAGTTTTGAAGCAGATACTATCGCAGCGAGTGATTGGAAGAATACAGTTGATAATCTCCATCAAAAAGGTTATCGTGTCAACTTATACTTGCCTCATATTTTTAGGTTAGAAGCAAAGCAGTTTTTTAATGAGCATGAAAAGGAATTCGTTGAGGCAGGATTTGATGCACTGATGATTCGCTCCCTAGAAGAAGTGGGCTATGTGGAAGGGATCTTTAAAAAGTATCAAGAAAAGAGACCAAAATTTCTTTTTGACTATACAATGTACAATTATAATCATGAGGCAGCAGATACTTTGAATTTATTGGGGGCAGACAAAGAGACTTTGCCAGTGGAATTTAACCTAAAGGAATTAAAGAAGATGGATTGTGCAGGCAAGGAATTGCTTGTCTATGGACGAATACCTATGATGGTCAGTGCACAATGTTTAAAGAAAAATACTTTGGGCTGTGATCACAAGATGAGTCTATTGACATTACAAGATCGATATAAAAAGGATATGCCGGTAAAAAATCGCTGTACATTTTGTTATAATAGCATCTACAACGCACAGCCATTGTCAACCATTGGCTTGGTCACAGAGATTTCTAACCTAGGTGTCGAGAGTTATCGCCTGTGGTTTACGACAGAAAAAAAGGATGAAGTGCGAAAGATTGTGGACTGCTATGTGGATGTCTATCTTCAAAATCAAAGAAGGGAAGAACCGATCAAAGATTTTACAAGAGGGCATTTTAAGCGAGGAATAGAATAGATGGGTAAGGCTTGATTTCAATTTTTTTATAGGCTATACTATGCTAGTAAAAAACACTTAAACAGGAGGGATTGCAGTGATTGAGGCAACGAGCTGTGGCGGTGTGGTTATTTTTCGAGGAAAGATTCTTGTATTGTATAAAAACTATAAAAATCGATATGAGGGCTGGGTATTGCCAAAAGGAACGGTTGAAAAAGGTGAAACCTATGAAGAGACTGCACTAAGGGAAGTTAAAGAAGAGACTGGCGTGGAGGCCAAAATTGTGGACTACATAGGCAGGAGTCAATATACCTTTAATGTACAAGAGGGTGTGGTGAGCAAGGAAGTACATTGGTATTTGATGTTGGCCGATAGTTATTATAGTAAACCACAAAGGGAGGAGTTTTTTGTTGACTCGGGATATTATAAATATTATGAGGCATATCATCTTCTAAAATTTGCCAATGAAAAATTAATGTTGAGCAAGGCTTATGAGATGTATCAGGTATTCAAAAAGAGTGGAACCTGGAGAGCATAGAAAATGGAGGATTAGTGTGATTGAATTAGAGCGTACATCCGTATTTAATTTAGAAAATGCAATGCGCGGAGCAAGAAATCCAATGAATTCTTGGAATCGAATGGACAGCTACTATGATGAAAATCATGAGTATGTTTTAGGACCGAATGATTTGTCCTTGGCTACGAGACTGAGAAAGGCGGGATCTGATCACAGAAAATTTATTCGTCAAATTATGGTGTCTGTTGACATTACAGCACCACTGTATTGGTGGAAAGAATATGATACTTATAAGGTGGCCACAGTGGCCAATTCTACTTCGACCATGCACAAAATTCATGCAAAGTCATTTGAGCTTGATGATTTTTCACATGATCATTTGAGCGAAAATGGGTTAAGGGTATTGAATTTGATTATTGCGAACTTGGAGGAGATTCGTCTTCGCTATGTTGAAAGCAAAAATAGGGAAGATTGGTATGATATGATTCAACTTTTGCCATCGAGTTACAATCAAATGCGAACTTGTACGCTCAACTATGAGACATTGGTGAATATTTACTATGCGAGAAGAAATCACAAATTGGAAGAATGGCATCATTTTTGTGATTGGATTGGTAAATTACCTTATGCAAAAGAGTTGATTATTGCGGAAGAAGGTCAGTAAAAGATGAATGAAAAAGTAAAAAAGACAATCAAAGAGTATGCAATTATTACAGTGAGTATTTTATTGATGGCTGTTGGTGTGTATTTTTTTAAGTTTCCAAATAATTTTTCATTTGGTGGTGTGACAGGATATTCAAAGATTGTCAGCAAGTTAACGCCATTGTCAGCATCTCGCTTTACCATGATTACCAATATTGTGTTATTGGTTGTTGGATTTTTGATGGTGGGAAGGTCATTTGGAATTAAAACTGTATATGCCAGTGTTGTATTTTCTTATGCACTGGATTTGATGGAGCGATATATCCCTCTGCACACACCAGTGACAAACCAACCATTGTTGGAATTGGTATTTGCCATCTTTATTCCAGGGGTTGCGACGGCAATTTTATTTAATATTGGTGCATCGAGTGGTGGAACCGATATTATTGCATTGATTTTAAAGAAATATACGAGTTTTAACATTGGAACAGTGCTATTGATTGTTGATCTTGTGGCTGTTTTGCTTGCTTTCTTTATCTTTGATATTCAAACGGGACTTTTTTCTTTGCTGGGTCTGTTGGCCAAATCATTGGTAATTGATGATGTTATTGAAAGCATTAATATGTGTAAGTGTTTTACCATTATTTGTGAAAATCCAGAGCCAATTTGTAAGTATATTATTGAAGAATTACATCGTTCGGCGACAACTTATAATGCAGAGGGGGCTTATGCTCACCACAAGAAAAAGATTATTTTGGCGACAATGAACAGTGCACAGGCATTGAAGTTGAGAAATTATATTCGAATTACAGAACCTCATGCCTTTATGATTATCACAAAATCGAGTGAGATTATTGGCAAAGGATTTTTAAATCGTTAGAGGAAATAGAAAGGAAGAGTGAATGAATAATAAAAATGACAAGAACTCCGGCGGACGAGTCGGACAACAACTGGTCATTCTTATGATTGCAATTATTTTATCCGTGGTGGTATTTTCATTGCTGTCTGGAAGATTGAAATCAAGAAGTACCAAGGAAATTTCCTATACAGAATTTATGCAAATGGTAGATGATGGAAAAGTGGAGTCTGCAGTGATTACAGACAGTCAAATTGAAATTAAGGCGAAGCCAAAGTTGACAGATTATTCTTCATCGACCATTTATACAACGGTACGTATGGAAAATGATTTGGATTTGATTAATCGCTTGTACAAGGCTGGCGTCGTTGCAAAACGAAGAAGAAATGACACAGTATCTTTGATGATGTCCTTTGCCAGCATGGTTCTTCCGATTGTTTTGATGTTTCTCTTTATTAATTTTATGATGAGGAGAGTAGGCGGCGGTGGAGTGATGGGTGTTGGAAAAAACAATGCCAAAGTCTATGTGCAAAAGGAGACAGGCATCCGCTTTAAGGATGTTGCGGGAGAAGATGAGGCGAAGGAATCGCTGACAGAGATCGTCGATTTCTTACACAATCCGGAACGCTTTACAAAGATTGGAGCGAAGTTACCAAAGGGAGCCCTACTTGTGGGGCCTCCAGGAACAGGTAAGACCTTGCTTGCAAAGGCTGTTGCCGGAGAAGCCAATGTGCCATTTTTCTCTCTCAGTGGTTCGGATTTTGTGGAGATGTTTGTCGGTGTGGGTGCTTCAAGAGTAAGAGATTTATTTCGACAGGCACAAGAAGCAGCACCATGTATTATCTTTATTGATGAGATTGATGCCATTGGTAAGAGCAGAGATTCTCGCTATGGCGGTGGAAATGACGAGAGAGAACAGACACTCAATCAGCTTCTTTCGGAAATGGATGGATTTGATTCTTCAAAGGGGCTTTTGGTGCTTGGGGCAACAAACCGACCAGAAATTCTTGATCCAGCCCTTCTTCGTCCAGGCCGATTTGACCGAAGAGTTGTGGTGGAGAGACCAGATTTAAAGGGTAGAGTTGCGATTTTAAAAGTCCATTCAAAAAATGTATTGATGGATGACAGTGTGGATTTAGAGGCTGTTGGTTTGGCAACGAGTGGAGCAGTTGGATCGGAGTTAGCTAACATGATCAACGAGGCAGCAATTCTTGCAGTAAAGCATGGAAGAAAGGCGGTTTGCCAGAATGATCTCTTGGAATCTGTCGAGGTTGTCTTGGTGGGTAAGGAGAAAAAGGATCGAGTGATGAATCAAAAGGAGAGAACCATTGTCTCCTATCACGAGGTTGGTCACGCCTTGATTTCTGCTCTGCAAAAAAATTCTGAGCCCGTACAAAAGATTACCATTGTGCCAAGAACAATGGGAGCCCTTGGTTATGTGATGTATGTTCCTGAGGAGGAGACCTATCTAAAGTCAAAGAGCGAGTTAGAAGATATGTTAGTCAGTGTCTTTGGCGGAAGAGCAGCGGAAGAAGTGGTATTTGGAAATGTCACAACGGGAGCTTCCAATGATATTGAAAAGGCAACTTCCATTGCAAGAGCTATGGTCACACAGTATGGTATGAGCGAAAAGTTTGGTCTCATTGGGCTTGAGCGAGTGCAGGATCAATATTTGTCAGGTCACACCGTAATGAATTGTGGCGAGGCGACAGCAGCGGAAGTAGATAAGGAAGTAATGCGTATCCTAAAGGAGGCCTATGCAAAGGCGGTGGCCATATTGCGAGAAAATCGAGAAGTCATGGACAAGATTGCAGAATTTTTAATTAAGAAAGAAACGATTACTGGCAAGGAGTTTATGGAGATTTTGCGGGAAGAAAAAAAGGATATGCCTGATCCAATCAAACCAGTAAAAGCAATACTTGTATAAAAATATAAAGAACTTCATTTCAATAGAAGAAATGGAGTTTTTTTATTGTGAGATATGCTATAATAATATGGAAAAATATTAAAATTGGAGGTCAATTTATGAACAGAGCGTGGTGGAAAGAGAGCGTAGTCTATCAAATTTATCCAAGAAGCTTTTGCGACAGCAATGGAGATGGCATTGGGGATATTCGAGGCATTACAGGAAAGCTCGATTATCTAAAGGAGCTTGGTATTGATGTCATCTGGCTCTCTCCTGTGTACAAATCACCAAATGATGATAATGGTTATGATATCAGTGACTATGAGGACATAATGGATGACTTTGGAACGATGGATGACTTTGACCATATGCTAGCTGAGGCACACAAAAGGGGAATTAAGATTGTGATGGATTTAGTGGTCAATCACACTTCAGATGAGCACAAGTGGTTTATCGAGAGTCGATCCTCTCTCGATAATCCAAAGAGAGATTACTACATTTGGAGAGAGGGAAAAGACGGTCACGAACCAAACAATTGGGGATCTTTCTTTTCAGGTTCAGCTTGGGAATATGATGAGAAGACAAAGATGTATTATTTGCATTTGTTTTCAAAGAAGCAGCCAGATTTAAATTGGGAAAATGAAAAGGTAAGAGATGAAGTCTTTGGGATGATGACAAGATGGCTAGAAAAAGGGATTGATGGATTTCGAATGGATGTCATCAGTTTGATTTCTAAACCAGATGGATTGCCAGACAGTAAGGTCGTTGGACTTTATGGAGACAGTGGTATTTGTGCCAACGGACCGAGAGTTCATGAGTACCTGAAAGAGATGAACCAGAGAGTATTGTCGAAGTTTGACATAATGACGGTGGGAGAGACTGCGGGTGTGAACGTGGAAGAAGCAA
This region of Lachnospiraceae bacterium oral taxon 096 genomic DNA includes:
- a CDS encoding NUDIX hydrolase; protein product: MIEATSCGGVVIFRGKILVLYKNYKNRYEGWVLPKGTVEKGETYEETALREVKEETGVEAKIVDYIGRSQYTFNVQEGVVSKEVHWYLMLADSYYSKPQREEFFVDSGYYKYYEAYHLLKFANEKLMLSKAYEMYQVFKKSGTWRA
- a CDS encoding YitT family protein, with amino-acid sequence MNEKVKKTIKEYAIITVSILLMAVGVYFFKFPNNFSFGGVTGYSKIVSKLTPLSASRFTMITNIVLLVVGFLMVGRSFGIKTVYASVVFSYALDLMERYIPLHTPVTNQPLLELVFAIFIPGVATAILFNIGASSGGTDIIALILKKYTSFNIGTVLLIVDLVAVLLAFFIFDIQTGLFSLLGLLAKSLVIDDVIESINMCKCFTIICENPEPICKYIIEELHRSATTYNAEGAYAHHKKKIILATMNSAQALKLRNYIRITEPHAFMIITKSSEIIGKGFLNR
- the ftsH gene encoding ATP-dependent zinc metalloprotease FtsH translates to MNNKNDKNSGGRVGQQLVILMIAIILSVVVFSLLSGRLKSRSTKEISYTEFMQMVDDGKVESAVITDSQIEIKAKPKLTDYSSSTIYTTVRMENDLDLINRLYKAGVVAKRRRNDTVSLMMSFASMVLPIVLMFLFINFMMRRVGGGGVMGVGKNNAKVYVQKETGIRFKDVAGEDEAKESLTEIVDFLHNPERFTKIGAKLPKGALLVGPPGTGKTLLAKAVAGEANVPFFSLSGSDFVEMFVGVGASRVRDLFRQAQEAAPCIIFIDEIDAIGKSRDSRYGGGNDEREQTLNQLLSEMDGFDSSKGLLVLGATNRPEILDPALLRPGRFDRRVVVERPDLKGRVAILKVHSKNVLMDDSVDLEAVGLATSGAVGSELANMINEAAILAVKHGRKAVCQNDLLESVEVVLVGKEKKDRVMNQKERTIVSYHEVGHALISALQKNSEPVQKITIVPRTMGALGYVMYVPEEETYLKSKSELEDMLVSVFGGRAAEEVVFGNVTTGASNDIEKATSIARAMVTQYGMSEKFGLIGLERVQDQYLSGHTVMNCGEATAAEVDKEVMRILKEAYAKAVAILRENREVMDKIAEFLIKKETITGKEFMEILREEKKDMPDPIKPVKAILV